In Candidatus Electrothrix scaldis, the genomic window AATCTTCCCTAAATGCCTCTACATATTCCCGTCTATTCGGAATGTAAGACATTCAGTGGAGTATCCCCTTCCTTTTCTCCATTGCTATACTCCTGTAATGATTTTTAGAGATTTTCTCAATCTTTCATGCCGTAAGATTAGCACGGTAATATGGTAAAATGGAAGGTATTTTATTGGTGTGAGGTCTTTCTCGCTCGTTTGTTTAGAAATTATTCGACCTGTGCTGTTTGTTTTTAGGCTAAGCAGCCATTTAAAACTCGATCTCTTGGTTTTTTGAGTAGTGTTCATGCGCTACTTCTTGACGCAGTTCCTTTTCTTCGCAAGTCTATATTTGCTGTTTTTTTGATGCTGTTTGTCAAGACTTTTTCATGCAGAAGCGCTGTATCTTTTTCTATTAAAAATGACAGGGCAAACATTACCGGTTTTCCGTAATAATTCTTCTGTAAAAGGCTGATGAAAAACAACCGGGTCAGAGTGAGATATTGACAAACTCTGAAATAGACCGTAAAGAGCGCCTGAAAGAAGCTGCCATTCCTCGTGGGAGGAAGGAGCTTGCCGCAGGAGCCGAAGGATGAGTAACCAGAGCAGGAAAGAGCCAATGTACACTCCTATTGTGGGAACACTCGGTTATATTCTCTCTCCAGATGGAGAAAAGGTGCTGCTTATCCATCGAAATGCCCGAGAAAATGACCAACATCTTGGCAAGTATAACGGCTTGGGCGGCAAGATGGAGGCTGATGAGGACGTGTATAGCTGCATGGCCCGGGAGATCCAGGAAGAGGCTGGTATCCTCTGTCAGGAAATGCAGCTGCGGGGAACAATCAGCTGGCCTGGCTTCGGTCCCAGTGGGGAACACTGGTTGGGATTTGTTTTTTTGATTACCTCGTTTGACGGGGAACCTCGACAGGCCAATGAAGAAGGAGAGCTGGCCTGGCACAGCCTGGACACCTTGGGAGAGCTTCCTATGTGGGAAGGAGATCAATATTTTCTCCCCTTGGTCTTTGATAAAGATCCCCGTCCTTTTCACGGACATATGCCTTATAAAAAGGGGCGTCCTGTAAGCTGGCAATATTCCCGTTAACTGAGGAAATTCGTTGTGAGGGTTCGGTAAAATCCTTGCGTTTGCCTGCACTAACTGGTAAGTATAGAAACATTAAGAGACTGTTCCAATTGTGAAGAATTGTTTCGGTCAGCACTATTGATTTTTACGTCTTAGGTTGTTGGCAAAGAGAGAAACATAAAAAAGGATGTACGGTATGGAAAACGAAGAGTTTGTTCGCCTGGAACAACTTGTCGATACCTTGATAGATAATTACACTCATCTGAAAGATAACTATCGTGTTCTGGAGGGAAAGCTTCGTGAGAGCGAAGAAGAATGCGAACTTTTAAAAATGGAACTCACCGAACTGCAGGAGCAGCGTTCCGAGGTGAGTCGTCGAGTTTCCGGTCTGCTTGGGCGGATAGAACAATGGGAGTCTGAGCAAGGCAACAGCGAGCAGGCAGAAAGTGAGCAGAATGCTGAAGAGAACGAGGAGTTCTCAGATTCTGCTGCCGCTGTAAGCTACTGAAAAAACGCCATCCACCGGATATGGAAGAGCGCCGTATTAGCTTCACCCTGTATGGGCAGGAATTTTCGTTTTACAGCGATGTGCCTGATGACGAGGTGCAAGAGGCGGTTTCTGTATTACGGAAGGAACTGGGAGCCCCTGAAGAATGTGGCCCTACAACAACTGTCCCATCCAGTACAATGTTGGTTTTGGCCTGTTTGCGGATAGCTGCTCGGTATGTGAGTATGCAGCGAGAATTTGACGGATTCTATGCCGAGCGAAAAAGATATAAAGGGAAAAATGATATAATATCAGGGATTATTGAGCGAGTTTCAGCAACGCTGAAGACCTGAGCTGAGTTTTATCTTTTATCCTGATCTCCTTTGGAGTATTATAATGAGCTTCCCTGCGCTGTTCGTGATCAGCGGAGTATTGAGCCAACTCTCTTTGATAGGGTAACTTCCCTGCCGCATGCTGGAAAACTGTATTGATTTCCTAACTGCGGTATGAGTTGCCCACCTATTTATATAGGTTTAATCATTGCGTTGACACGGCAGAGCGGGGATTTTTTTTACAGCGGTTTTTTCGGGGGACCGTTGGCAGCAAGCATGGAATGCTGCATTGTCCCGTTTTAATATATTTCTCAGGCAAGCCTCATGAGGATGAGGGTTTGAGGAATTCCGGTGCGGCAGGAAGAGCTCCGGAGAAGTGAGGTATGCTTCAGAAAAGGGGCGTTTTCCGGCGCAATGCCTGGAGGATGGGGGTGATCCTGCTTCGGTTTTTGCTGTTATTGATCCACCGGTCTTTTAACGGATATATATTCTTCCGATCTGTAAAGATTTTTTAATATAATGTCTTTTCGCAGCGTATCCTGTTGCGTCCTTCTGATCCGTTTGAAAGCATATTTTCATCAACACCTTCTTGTTGGTGTATTCTCTTCTCCCTCCTGAGCGCTCCGAACTTTTTACTATTTTGCATGTAACTTATTGAATATATTGAGAGCA contains:
- a CDS encoding 8-oxo-dGTP diphosphatase, encoding MYTPIVGTLGYILSPDGEKVLLIHRNARENDQHLGKYNGLGGKMEADEDVYSCMAREIQEEAGILCQEMQLRGTISWPGFGPSGEHWLGFVFLITSFDGEPRQANEEGELAWHSLDTLGELPMWEGDQYFLPLVFDKDPRPFHGHMPYKKGRPVSWQYSR
- a CDS encoding cell division protein ZapB; this encodes MENEEFVRLEQLVDTLIDNYTHLKDNYRVLEGKLRESEEECELLKMELTELQEQRSEVSRRVSGLLGRIEQWESEQGNSEQAESEQNAEENEEFSDSAAAVSY